A single Triticum dicoccoides isolate Atlit2015 ecotype Zavitan chromosome 2A, WEW_v2.0, whole genome shotgun sequence DNA region contains:
- the LOC119351894 gene encoding uncharacterized protein LOC119351894 has product MATMGVGGAVKMIVGAKVERVVGTGKAPGACPSCGGPVVATDVESERRILCLPLCLKNKRKYSCTRCFRRLVTVYS; this is encoded by the coding sequence ATGGCGACAATGGGTGTGGGCGGAGCGGTGAAGATGATCGTCGGGGCGAAGGTGGAGCGGGTGGTGGGCACGGGCAAGGCGCCCGGCGCTTGCCCGTCCTGCGGCGGTCCCGTGGTGGCGACGGACGTGGAGAGCGAGCGGCGCATCCTGTGCCTCCCGCTGTGCCTCAAGAACAAGCGCAAGTACTCCTGCACCAGGTGCTTCCGCCGCCTCGTCACCGTCTACAGCTAG